A single region of the Trichocoleus desertorum ATA4-8-CV12 genome encodes:
- a CDS encoding CHAT domain-containing protein gives MQPVTKQIKSSKRKVRLPLATAKHSRFLLPFAFCLLPVTFCLPLHTPPPAVAQAIDARQAEADRLLNQGIQQYQTSQFQAALDFWQQAFQIYRALHNRHEGWTLGNLGSAYQSLGDYAKAIEYGQQYLVIARQIRDRYGEGAALGSLGLAYFSLSNDAKAIEYMQQWLIFTREIKDRRGEGLALGNLGLAYQSLGNDAKAIEYMQQSLTITREIKDREGEGAALSNLGLTYHYLGNYAKAIEYGQQQLVIARQIKDRQGEGMAFNNLGAAFLKAGNPTEAERMLMQGIQVWESMRQLLGSNDANKVSIFEGQARTYQTLQQVQVAQKNPIAALEIAERGRARAFVDLLTQRLSFGSADAVVASVLNQDQIRQIAKAQNATLVQYSIIYDDFQIQDKQTSRESALYIWVIQPTGEITFRQVDLKPLWQQHNASLANLIIGNQEFLAVRSRNSLGFAQRQPDLPTLHQLLIDPIASLLPKDPNAHVIFIPQGSLFQVPFPALQDANGTYLIQKHTILTAPSIQVLDLTRQQQQKLATQPTSRRGNALVLGNPTMPQISLFPGEPKQALSPLPGAEAEAKAIAPLLNTQAIIGDQGTKAAITQKMPQASIIHLATHGLLDDVQGLGSAIALAPSGSDDGLLTAAEIFDMKLQASLVVLSACNTGEGRITGDGVIGLSRSLISAGVPSVIVSLWAVPDAPTAELMTAFYKNLQKQPNKAQALQQAMLTTMATHPEPKDWAAFTLIGEAE, from the coding sequence ATGCAACCTGTCACTAAACAGATCAAATCAAGCAAACGCAAGGTGCGATTGCCCCTGGCAACTGCGAAGCACTCGCGTTTTCTCCTGCCCTTCGCCTTTTGCCTTTTGCCTGTTACTTTCTGTCTTCCTCTTCATACCCCACCTCCCGCTGTTGCTCAAGCGATCGATGCTCGTCAAGCCGAAGCCGATCGCCTGTTGAATCAGGGAATTCAGCAATATCAAACTAGCCAATTCCAAGCCGCGCTGGATTTTTGGCAACAGGCATTCCAAATTTATCGCGCCCTCCACAATCGCCACGAGGGATGGACACTCGGCAATCTGGGATCTGCTTACCAGTCTTTGGGCGACTATGCCAAAGCAATTGAGTATGGTCAGCAATATCTAGTCATCGCCCGTCAGATTAGAGACCGCTATGGAGAAGGTGCAGCACTCGGCAGTTTAGGACTCGCCTACTTCTCTTTAAGCAACGATGCCAAAGCGATTGAGTATATGCAGCAGTGGTTAATCTTCACCCGCGAAATTAAAGATCGCCGAGGAGAAGGTTTGGCACTCGGCAATCTGGGACTCGCTTACCAATCTTTGGGCAATGATGCTAAAGCGATCGAGTATATGCAGCAGAGTTTAACCATCACCCGCGAAATCAAAGATCGTGAAGGAGAAGGTGCAGCACTGAGCAATTTGGGACTCACTTACCACTACCTAGGTAACTATGCCAAAGCCATTGAGTATGGTCAGCAACAGTTAGTCATTGCCCGTCAAATTAAAGACCGTCAAGGGGAGGGGATGGCGTTCAACAACCTCGGAGCGGCGTTCTTAAAAGCTGGTAACCCCACAGAGGCTGAAAGAATGCTCATGCAGGGAATTCAAGTGTGGGAATCGATGCGGCAACTGCTTGGCTCCAACGATGCGAATAAAGTCTCTATTTTTGAAGGACAAGCTCGAACCTACCAGACGTTACAACAAGTCCAGGTGGCGCAAAAGAACCCGATTGCTGCCTTAGAAATTGCTGAGCGGGGACGTGCCCGTGCTTTTGTCGATCTCCTGACCCAGCGTTTGTCATTTGGTTCCGCCGATGCGGTCGTTGCTTCTGTTCTCAACCAAGATCAAATCCGTCAAATCGCGAAAGCACAGAACGCAACTTTAGTACAGTATTCCATCATCTACGATGACTTTCAGATTCAGGACAAACAAACATCGCGAGAATCAGCGCTCTACATTTGGGTGATTCAACCTACAGGTGAAATCACGTTCCGCCAGGTAGACCTCAAACCCCTTTGGCAACAGCACAACGCCTCCCTAGCCAACCTCATCATTGGCAATCAAGAGTTTCTGGCTGTTCGCAGTCGCAACAGTCTTGGCTTTGCCCAACGCCAACCCGACTTGCCGACGCTCCATCAACTGCTGATCGACCCGATCGCCTCTCTGCTTCCCAAAGACCCCAACGCCCATGTCATCTTCATTCCTCAAGGCTCCCTCTTCCAGGTGCCTTTTCCCGCCCTGCAAGATGCCAATGGCACTTACCTAATTCAAAAACACACCATCCTCACCGCACCCTCGATTCAGGTCTTGGATTTGACTCGGCAACAACAACAGAAGTTAGCCACTCAGCCAACCAGCCGTCGTGGTAACGCTCTCGTGCTGGGCAATCCCACCATGCCACAGATTTCTTTGTTTCCCGGAGAGCCGAAACAAGCCTTATCACCTCTACCGGGAGCCGAAGCCGAAGCCAAAGCGATCGCCCCGCTGCTCAACACTCAAGCCATCATCGGTGATCAAGGCACCAAAGCTGCCATCACTCAAAAAATGCCCCAAGCATCAATCATCCACCTTGCCACTCACGGATTGCTCGATGACGTGCAGGGATTGGGTAGCGCGATCGCCCTGGCTCCCTCTGGCAGTGATGACGGCTTATTGACCGCAGCAGAGATTTTCGACATGAAACTGCAAGCTAGTCTGGTGGTTTTGAGTGCCTGCAACACGGGAGAAGGCAGAATTACCGGAGATGGGGTGATTGGCTTGTCGCGCTCTTTGATTTCAGCAGGCGTGCCCAGTGTGATTGTTTCCCTCTGGGCAGTTCCCGATGCGCCGACCGCAGAATTGATGACCGCGTTTTACAAGAACCTTCAGAAGCAACCCAATAAGGCACAGGCACTCCAGCAGGCAATGTTAACCACGATGGCAACGCACCCCGAACCGAAAGATTGGGCAGCTTTCACGCTGATTGGAGAAGCAGAGTAA